A stretch of DNA from Vanrija pseudolonga chromosome 6, complete sequence:
CATTTCTAACAAGGGCCTTGAGTTCATATCCACGGTAGTCGAACACAAGCGTCTGGAGAGGGGTGAGGGGGAGGTTTTGGAAAGTGTGGGTGAAGAACTTGGCGAGCTCCTCAGAGTCGAAGGGGTCCGCAGCCGCCTGGTGCTTCTTGAAGAGGCCGACCTCAAGATCAACCTGGCTAGCCCACTCGCCGTTGCCGGGCCTGTACGCTTCGGCCTCGACCgagtcgccgacggccgacAAGCCAATCCACTTACGCATGGCCTGCGAGGGCCCGAGCGTGCGCTGCTGGATCGTGCCTGTGGGGTCACGGCTGTGCCGTGTTAGTTCACGCACCTCGTGCATCGCCAAAACTCACAGAATGGAGAAGATGTAGCGGTTGCGGAGGATGACGAATTCGACGTCCTGGGGCCAGTCCTGCGCGTTCACCACGAGCTTGTTGGTCAGTGCCAGCGGGCCGCTGGGGCAGTTGACCACGCCGAACCTGGACGTCAGCAGCCGCCAACACATATCCACTCACACTCGAGGTGCTCCAGCTGCTCCACCGCCGCTCTGCTGCGGCTGGTGCTGCCGGGACTGCTGGGGGTATCCGCGCGACGgctgtgcggcggcgggcttctCGTACCCGCCCTGCTTCTCGTGGTGGCCGGCGCCGTAGTCGTCGTATCCGCGCtgcggctggggctggcgaggagggggctGAGGAGCCTGTCCATAGTCGCGGGGGGGAGGTTGGCCGtacccgctcggcgcgggctggccgtaccctccgccaccgctgtactgctgcggctggggcgacggcgtcgagtaCGAGTTGTTCTCCGACGGGAGGCGGCCGTACGGCGACGGGTTTCCGCCGGCATCGCCCGTCCTCCTTGCTGCGGGGGCGTTCGGATCGTTACGCTTGAAGAACGACATTGAGAGTGAATGGAAGAGATGAAGCAAGATGAGATGGACGTGTCGCTGATGTAGGTGCAGTGCAGTGCCGCGAGGCCTCCACCGGggcagtgacgacggcggtcggACGGAATCAAATTGTTCGGCActcgagcggcagcggcgatcGAGCAAAAAGATGGCAACGGCATCGAGATGGGAATGCTGACTGACAGACTGAAAGGCGAGTTCAAGACGACAACAAACCCGCTACAACCTACTAGAAACCACGCGCGATGGCGACCACTTCGccctcggacgacgagctcgtcgccgccgttaAGGTCGTGCGGGAGGCGCACccggcgctcggcatcgtcaAGCTCTGGGCACAGCTCAAGATCGACCGGCCCGGGTGGGCCGTGAGCGAGAAGCGGTTCCGCAAGGCGCTCAGCGCgaccggcgacggcgcgtcgtcgtcatctacAGCAGCCCCGAAGCCGAAGAAGAACGAGCTCGTCGCACAgaccggcctcgacgccacaCTGGACATTACGGCCGTGGCGCCcaaggtcaaggccaagatGTTCGGCGGGacgaagggcaagggcgtggtcgccaaggccaagattCAGGCGGGCGAGGTTCTGTGGCAGGAGGAGCCGTGGATCGCGTGTCCTGATCCGTAAGTTGCTGTTCAGCATAATCACTAACGCGCAGCGGCTTCAAGCCACACctggccgcgcggcgcctgTGCGCCAACTGCCTGACGCAGTGGGACCCCGTGCCGCCCATGGCCGTCGCGTGCCCCTCGTGTGCCGACGCGCACTTCTGCAACCGGCTGTGTCTgtcccgcgcgcgcccgcacgTAAGCCACCACGAGCTGCTGTGCGAGGgtgccaaccccgccgcgaAGGAGATCAACAGCCTCGTgacggcgcgcgagtggCGCAGCCTCGACGTGGTGGCGCGCATCGTCGCGCGCTggcgtggcgagcgcgcaTGGGGCGAGCctggcgccgctgacgccgtcgagaagCGTGTGTGGGGCAGCATTGCGCGCGTCAACATGGAGActcgcgaggccgagaaggccgactGGTGGGTCAAGAGCCGCTCTCGCCCGACCCGCGCTGACGCACGCACAGGCCAACGCGCAAGGACTTTACGacgcggcagtggcagctcgggcacgcggccgtcgtcgcggcgctcaacccGCCGCCCGAGTCCAAGGCGCACAAGCGCTTCACCCAGCTCCTCCAGTCCAAGGCGAAGGGGCGCAAGGTGACGCCGCTgagcagcgaggaggaggcccgGTGGTTCAGCTACGAGTCgttcctcgagctgctcggcctcgtcaacaTCAACATGGAGGACTCGGGCGGGCTGTACGCGGTCCACGCGCACCTGAACCACTCGTGCGACCCGAACGTCATGGTGCGCAACCTGCCCAAGGGGTACGTTGCGCCGACGGAGGCGCagctgcccgccgagctgccggcgCGTAACCCGCCCGGCGTGCGGGGCACGAACAAGCTCACgatcctcgcgcgccgcaccatCCACCCGGGGGACGAATGTACCATCTCGTATGTCGACCAGTCGCTCCCGTGGGACGTGCGCCGCCAGGCCCTGCGCGACGGCTACGGCTTCTGGTGCGAGTGCGTCCGCTGCGAGAAGGAGCgcatcgaggaggagaaggaggccgcgcgcaaggccacggcgcgcgaggccgtcgccaaggccatgGCCAACCATGCcgaggcgaagaaggccgccaaggacggcgccgTGGACGAGTTAaccgccaaggtcgacgagctcgccgtcgacgacatgTTGTAGCGCCTGCAGAGGGGGCGCTCACAGAGGTAGATCAGTTTTTTTGTACACCACATCATTCAGCATGGCCACGGCCCTCATTGATGCATAGTTTCACCTAGCGTGTgggcacgcacacacgcgcgcgtgcaaCACACGTGTCTGTGTTCGTCCCGAGCTCCGTCGTCACAGACAGCCCAGCCTGCATTACCCTCTATGTCTACTTTCTACGCTTGGCAGCCCTCTCCTCCTTGCCACCAGCTTTACGCTtcccctcctcggcctttatccgctctcgctcgcgctccacCACACGCAGCGTAGCAGCAAGGATACGCttctcgccgaggcgcacgacggccgcgttGCGCGCGTTCAGCGGCCCGTCGGCGGACAcaacggcaaggtcggccGCAATGGTCTGCGGGTACTTGGCTGCGCGGGCACgcacgacggcctcgagcacgtcgagcacgggcgcgtcgacgaccgacTTGGGCagcttgcccttcttctgCGCGCGCTCCCAGTCTTCGGCGCTCGTGAGCAGCCGGATGAACGGCACGAGCGGGGGCTCGAGGTTGCCATCTGGCGAGTAGGTGAGGCCGAaggtgtcgtcgccgccctggTCGAGCCAGAAGTCGACTCGCGCTTCCGCGTCGCTGatcccccgcgccgcagccgcctcaACCACCAGCGTGCCGGggatctcgacctcgtcgcccgcgttGCCGAACGCCCAGTCacccagctcctcgggcgAGAGCAGCGCTGTCACCTCCTCTGGTAAGGGGAGGATATCGACGTGCCCGTACTTCCTCAGGAGCTCCGAGTTGGGCGGCGAAGCGTACGTGTTGTACTGCCATCGTCAGCAGCCGCTCTGGCTCGATCGTACTCACAatctgctcgccctcggcgataTCCCGCGTGGAGATCATGGTGAACCCCTCGCCAAAGTCGTGCTTCTCCCcttcgccttcctcgtcctcgtcgtcctcgccgtcggcgaacAGGCGTGCATTGTCGCGCTCGTACGCGGCGTTCAGCATGTCCGCCATGGGCACCATGACTGCGacttcctcttcctcgtcctcgtcgccgtcctcgtcctcttctgGCTCGGTGATGGGCCCTCCTGCACGCGAGATCGGGATGGTGAACGACCGCGAGAGGATACGCGACCCCTGCACGTGGTATGCGTCGAGGGAGAAGTGCTCCGAGCCGGCCGGGAACAGGTCGGCCCGGGCAGCAAGGAGGGGCGCAAGCTTGGCGTGGTAgtctgcctcggcgtcggatTTTCCTATCCTGTCTGGGCGGTGTCAGCTAATGCCATGTGCCTCAACGACCAACTCTCAATGTCCGtgcccgccagctcggcgcggtccgCCTCCCCCCAGAACATGGGCGAGTCGAACTCGCGCGGCATGTTACGCAGGTATCCGCCCCACTTGGAGTCGGCGCGGCTCTCCTCCCACATCATGCAGAGGATGAGGCGGGCccagccgccgtcgagcgcgtcccaCTCGGCATCGGTGAGGTGGGACTTGAGCGACGAGGTCCACGGCGTGAGGAGGTAGTCGAGCGGGATGCGGAACAGCGGCGTGTGGGCCGCGATGGGCTTGCGCGCGACCGCCCCCCAGCCCATGTTGGGGATCGGGGCCAGCGACATGGCGTCGTCATTGTACCATGCCCCCGCGGCCTTGAACGAGCTCACGAGGTCGGAGGGGTCGAAGGCGGTCATGGTCGGTGGGTCGAAGTGGAGGATGGACAAGGCAGCGAATCTCAGTCAAAACAAAATTCGGTGCAAGTTGACATTGAATCCCaggcacggcggcgtggttTCCATGCGGATGACACGTGGCCCCAACCACCGTGCCCCGACGATCCTCACTGCCACTGACGgagacggcgcgccgacgatcTATCTGTGTCCCATTGACGCAACATGTCTGACACGGGCTTGCCTATCTCTGGCTCGTGTGACAAGCAAGGCCTGGCCCAGAAGCAGTCACCGCCCAATGCCCCCAATCGCACACCTGGGGCAGCGCGGCAGCTATATACAGATCCCAGATGATCGACAAACCCAAGCGAGACAAGAGATCTGCTCATTACGGCGTACGTCGCGCTCGCTTGCGTCGGTGGCGCCCCCCGATTCGATGTTTGAGTGCTTCATTTTCGAACGGGTCCGCAGCTCATTTCGAACGCTCGTTCCGGTTTAAGCTCGTCGTTTCGCATCCGTTCGCGTTTGTCGGTGCGCGGTTCCGTAGGAATaggcagggagggaggggccATAGGCGAGCAGGTGCTCGTTCCGCGGGGCTCCGATCCGAGCAGCTGACTGACAGACCACCTGTtcgcccacccacctgaGCTGACACTTCACCTCGGTCACGGCGCGGTCAGCCAGTCAGTGCTCGCTCACGGACGGAACAGCATTGCGCGTTTGCTCGACACCGTGCCCCACACGATCACGCGGTGGGTCCGACccgcgcgcctcctcgctcgctcgctgtaTCTCGGCGATAGCTAACCCGTCCACCTCAGGCTCCCACCCACAGTGGGGTGAGCTGGCGTGCTTTGTATCCGGGATTCGCGGCGCATGCAGCTGATACCTCTGCTGCTTGTCTCCTCGTGCAGGCATTGGCAGCTGCAAAAGAGTACCCCGCACGCTAGCCCGGTCGAGGCTGTGGGGCAGTGGGCCTACTAGTGGGTCGCCCCACCCGCGCGGAGCATGTGGTTGGCTGCGGCTATCGACAGTGTGGCTATTTTTGGCGTGTCACATGATAGCGTCGTGCTTGTCGCGCTGCCTGTATCGGCGGCCAGTCCGAGACGGAGGAgtgagacgagacgagacacAGGGGaggacaggcaggcagcgagcgagcgacacgacacacaccgcggcgtcggaagcgagcgagcgcgccatgCCGCTTTTAGCCTCtgtgtcgtcgtgctcgtgtcGCCCGTGGCAAGCCAACGTGAAGTAAGGGTCACAGGCTAtcgctggctgctggcctcGCTTGTCCCCGCGCTGCCCAAGTCCCTGGGACGACGGACGGTAAATCCACCACCGCTCGCCTCGGATATCAGGAGCAGGGAGCGACCGCGGTGCTTCCCAGCGAGCGCACATTCCGGTTGCGTTGGTTCGCATTtgcaacgccgccgcgcgggcaAGCAGAGG
This window harbors:
- the RKM4 gene encoding Ribosomal lysine N-methyltransferase 4 produces the protein MTAFDPSDLVSSFKAAGAWYNDDAMSLAPIPNMGWGAVARKPIAAHTPLFRIPLDYLLTPWTSSLKSHLTDAEWDALDGGWARLILCMMWEESRADSKWGGYLRNMPREFDSPMFWGEADRAELAGTDIENRIGKSDAEADYHAKLAPLLAARADLFPAGSEHFSLDAYHVQGSRILSRSFTIPISRAGGPITEPEEDEDGDEDEEEEVAVMVPMADMLNAAYERDNARLFADGEDDEDEEGEGEKHDFGEGFTMISTRDIAEGEQIYNTYASPPNSELLRKYGHVDILPLPEEVTALLSPEELGDWAFGNAGDEVEIPGTLVVEAAAARGISDAEARVDFWLDQGGDDTFGLTYSPDGNLEPPLVPFIRLLTSAEDWERAQKKGKLPKSVVDAPVLDVLEAVVRARAAKYPQTIAADLAVVSADGPLNARNAAVVRLGEKRILAATLRVVERERERIKAEEGKRKAGGKEERAAKRRK
- the SET5 gene encoding putative protein lysine methyltransferase SET5 yields the protein MATTSPSDDELVAAVKVVREAHPALGIVKLWAQLKIDRPGWAVSEKRFRKALSATGDGASSSSTAAPKPKKNELVAQTGLDATLDITAVAPKVKAKMFGGTKGKGVVAKAKIQAGEVLWQEEPWIACPDPGFKPHLAARRLCANCLTQWDPVPPMAVACPSCADAHFCNRLCLSRARPHVSHHELLCEGANPAAKEINSLVTAREWRSLDVVARIVARWRGERAWGEPGAADAVEKRVWGSIARVNMETREAEKADWPTRKDFTTRQWQLGHAAVVAALNPPPESKAHKRFTQLLQSKAKGRKVTPLSSEEEARWFSYESFLELLGLVNINMEDSGGLYAVHAHLNHSCDPNVMVRNLPKGYVAPTEAQLPAELPARNPPGVRGTNKLTILARRTIHPGDECTISYVDQSLPWDVRRQALRDGYGFWCECVRCEKERIEEEKEAARKATAREAVAKAMANHAEAKKAAKDGAVDELTAKVDELAVDDML